TCGACGATTTCAGCCACCAGCTCCTCCTGCCGGTACGCCATGATGTGGACTCCGCTGATTCCGGGAATCTCCCGCGCCTCCCGGATGATCTCGACGCAGATCTGCATTCCTTCGCGGCGCTGACGATTGCCCGGAACTCCCTTGAGACGACGGATCACCTCGTCCGGGATCACCACTCCCGGAATGTTCTTCCGGATCCATTGAGCCGCCTTGGCCGAGCGCAGGGGACCGACGCCCAGCAGGAAAAAGACCTTCTCGTGCAGGCCCAGGTCCCGAATCGAATTCATGAAGCGGCGAAGCCGAGGCATGTCGAAACAGTATTGGCTCTGGATGAAGTCCGCTCCCGCTTCGATCTTCTTCAGCAGGCGGAACGGACGATAGTCGTAGGGGGGAACGAAGGGATTGCTGGCGGCCCCCAGGAAAATCCGGGGATTGGATTCCAGCTTCCTTCCGCTCAGGAAGCGTCCCTCGTCCCGGAGCAGGCGCGCCGTTCTCAATAGAGTCATGCAATCCAGATCGAAGACCGGCTTGGCATCCGGATGGTCCCCGACTCCCACCCCGTCGCCCGTCAGGCACAAGACGTTCCGGACTC
The genomic region above belongs to Acidobacteriota bacterium and contains:
- a CDS encoding methylenetetrahydrofolate reductase: MNPLKSGSRLERVLRSGGFAVTAEINSPDTADPETVAERALVLAPVCDAINATDASGAHVHMSSVAVCALLVRAGYEPVLQVACRDRNRIAIQGDLLGAAALGVRNVLCLTGDGVGVGDHPDAKPVFDLDCMTLLRTARLLRDEGRFLSGRKLESNPRIFLGAASNPFVPPYDYRPFRLLKKIEAGADFIQSQYCFDMPRLRRFMNSIRDLGLHEKVFFLLGVGPLRSAKAAQWIRKNIPGVVIPDEVIRRLKGVPGNRQRREGMQICVEIIREAREIPGISGVHIMAYRQEELVAEIVEAAGLPPRASDRPASP